The sequence GCTTACAATAGAGGGATGCACACATTTATCACGATTAGTAGATTTCACAGAATTACAGCCTTACTGGCTTTACTCTCCGTAAACGGGGTTTTTGCACAAACTAGCACTTCTGTAGCCGAGCCCAAGATTGCCATTATTTTGAACTCTGGTGCTGCCTCGGTGAGTCTGATTGATATGCCCACTCGGCAAGTGATTAAAACCGTTCCAGTTGGTAAAGAGCCACATCATTTGATGATGACCCCAGATCAAAAAACATTGTTGATTGCCAATGCTGCAGGCAATGATGTTGTTTTAATGAATCCAACTACCGGTGAGTTGACCGGAAAAATCCCAAACATCATTGATCCATACCAAATTGGGTATTCACCTAATCACAAATGGTTTGTGGCAAACGGCAATCGTTTGGATCGTGTCGACATCTATGCTGCCAATAGTGCTGATCTGAAATTAGCCAGTTCAGTGAAACTAGGCAAGACCCCAAGTCATATTGCATTCACTTCAGATAGCAAAATTGCATTTATCACACTGCAAGACTCGAGCGAACTTGCAGCGATTGATTTAGAAACTCAAAAAGTACTTTGGGTAATTCCCACGGGCAAAGTTCCTGCAGGCTTATGGATGACACCTGGTGACCAGTACTTATTGATTGGCATAACAGGTGAAGACTATGTTCAAGTCATTGATTGGAAGACCCGCAAGGAAGTGAAGCGCATCCCAACTGGTAAGGGTGCTCATAATTTCCGGCCACTTGGCGATAAAAAGCATGTATTCGTCAGTAATCGTATTGCATCAACTATCAGTCTGATTAATATGCATACCTTAGAGAAGGTGGGTGATATTACCGGCTTGCCCTCTGGTCCAGATGATATGGAAATTACGCCGGATGGAAAAACCTTGTGGGTGACCTTTCGCTTTTCCAAAAAGGTTGGAGTGATTGATATCCCTACGATGAAATTACTCACCGTGATTCCCGTTGGGAAATCGCCGCATGGCGTATTTTTCTACCCCAGAGCCTCCTGGGAATAAATCTTCATCATGAAGTGCAAAGCCCTCATTCGTTTAACAGCCGCATTCGTATTCGGCTGTTTTGCATTGAGCAGTGCCGCACAAACAAGCAGTTGCAATAAAACGGTTTACCTCACATTTGACACTGGCAATATGTCTGTTGCTGAAAAGGTGGCAGAGATTCTCAAGCGCCAAGATGTCAAAGCCACTTTCTTTTTAGCAAATGAAAAAACCTTTCGTGGCGACTTCTCCCTAGATGATTCTTGGAAAGCATTTTGGCAAGAGCGTCTTAAGGAAGGTCATCATTTTGGTAGCCATACCTACGATCATGTGTATTTTGTGAAAGATGGGCCCAAGGGGCAAGTCTTTGAGAAGCCTCAATTTGGCCCCAAAGCGGGCGAGACTATTTTGTATAACGAGGCTGCCATGTGCAAAGAGATTCGTCGGGTAGATCTTCGTTTTATTGAGCTAACCGGGCAGCCTATCCAAAAAATCTGGCGAGCACCAGGTGGCAAAACTTCACCAACCCTCATTCGGATGGGGGATATGTGCGGCTATCAGCATATTGGCTGGGCAGCAGCTGGCTTTTTAGGGGATGAGCTCAACTCAGATAAGCATCCCAATAGTTTGCTTCTAGAGAAGGCGAGTCGTGATCTGAAGGATGGCGATATCACGATGGCTCACTTAGGTATCTGGTCTAGAAAAGATCCTTGGGCACCTGCCGTACTGGAGCAACTGATTGTGAATCTCAAAGGGCGCGGCTTTTGCTTTGGCTTATTACCCAAGTCAAGTCTACCCTCACACAAATAAACTAGAGATCAGTCAAAATAGGGCATGGACTTTATTTCGATAACCTCCTTAATCTCTGATGCTTACGGCAGCGTTCAGGAATTCATTTTTTCTAATGTAGTTGGACCCTTGCTGTATCAGTTTGATTTGATGTCTTGGGCTGAAGATGTTTTTGATGGCATTGATTGGTTCTTGTTTGGCTGCGTACAGGTTTTCTTGATTGTGCTTGTACTGAGAACCTGGGAACATTTTGCCCCTGCTGAGAAACAAGAGCGTTTTTCTAAAAGCAGCAGGGCCGATGTTTTTTATACCCTGTTCCATCGCTTGGGAATCTTTCATGGCTTGATGTTTATTGCTTTATCAGGATTCTTTTTTCAAATCGATTCAATCTTGCATGACTTCCGCTTTGATCGCTTGAATGTCGAAAACTGGTGGCCTAGCATCACCTCTATTCCAGTAGTCAGTTTTCTGATTTATCTCGTCTTGCTCGATTTCTTTGACTACCTCTATCATCGCGCCTCACATGCCTTTAATTGGTGGTGGCAGCTACATGCTTTGCATCACAGCCAAACTGTGATGACTGCTTGGTCTGATAATCGCAACCACTTACTTGATGACATCATGCGTGCGGTCTTCTTATCTTTAATTGCCTTGATATTCGGGGTGCCTCCAGGTCAATTTATTATGCTGGTCGCGCTAAGCCAATTTATTCAGAGTTGGCAGCATGCCAATATCAAATTGCACCTCGGTGTAGGGCGTTATGTATTGATATCCCCGCTGTACCATCGCATGCATCATGCCGTGGGCTATGGTCATGAGGCCAAGGGCAAACCGGGTGTGCTTGGAGGTTGTAACTTCGGCATTCTGTTTCCGTGGTGGGACATGCTTTTTAGTACGGCGATCTTTCCGAAGGAGGTCTATCCTACAGGAGTCAGAAACTTAGCTGTATCGCAAAATATTTTGACTCAGCAGTGGCAAGGTCTCGTCCACGCAGTAAAAGAGTTATTACCAAAGTAAATATAGGCACTCACTGAGATGAAGTTCTCAGGTGAAGTGCAAGAGGAGTATGAATGGTTGGATTGCCGCAAGTCTTTAGATCCTTTGGTTTGGCCTTGGTGGGAACAATGCATCCAAGAATGCTATGGCTAAGCCTGCGACCATTTTTGATCGTCTCGGTGCTATGGGGTTGCCTCATCTGGTTGACCTGGACTCCCGCCTTAGAAGCTTTGAGTATTTTCTTAACCACCTCCATGTTTACGAGCTGGATACAAGAAGGCTTAATTTGGGCCGGCTTTGAAAATGCTCGAGCATTTATCGCTCCTTTATTTTTTGTGATGCTGATTATTCCCTTGATCACAATTAGCTTATTGGTATTTGTTGCGTTTTCAACTGTGCCAACGGTAGTAAAGATTGTCGTGCGTCAATCCCACTATCAAGATCTAGAATCCAAACATGGTGGCAGCTTCTTTGGAAGCCTGGTCTACAGCTTATGGTCTGCCTTGATTTGTTTAGCCTTAGTGATGTTGACCTTACCCGTTTGGTGGGTGCCTCCACTAGTCGCAGTGCTACCACCATTGTTGTGGGGATGGTTAACGATGCGCTTAATGTCCTACGATGTATTGGCCAAACATGCCAGTACTCAAGAGCGCGATCAACTACTAGAAAAATACCGCTGGCCTTTACTCACAATGGGTATTGTTTCTGGCATGTTGGGTGCTGTGCCAACTTTCTTCTGGGCAACTTCTGCATTGGCTTTAGTATTGTTCCCGATCGTGAGTTTTGTCGCTTTATGGATTTATTCTTTGATCTTTGTATTTGCAGCTTTATGGTTTAGCCATTTCTTATTGGATGCTCTCAAAGAGTTACGACAGGATGAATTGGATCAAGCCTTAACGGTGCCCACGCGTGTAGTTGAGACGGAACTTCCTTACCATGGTTGATGCACTTAAAAAAGTTGAAATCGATAACCCCGCCAACGAGGCAGAGACTGCACGCCGTTTTGGTTTGATTGTGATTGGCGATGAGATTCTCTCTGGCCGTCGTCAAGATAAGCATATGGCTAGCTTGATTGACTTACTCAATGAACGTGGTCTAAGTCTTTCTTGGGCCAAGTATGTGCCAGATGATCCAGAGCAAATTACAGCCACACTGAAAGACAGTTTCGCTAGTGGCGATGTCGTGTTTAGTACTGGCGGTATTGGAGCAACACCAGACGATTACACTCGCCAATGCGCGGCATTAGCATTGGGCACTAAATTAGAGTTGCATCCCACAGCGCAAGAACTCATTGCGGGGCGCATTCAGTCGATGGCAGAAGGGGACCCGATTAAATCTGATCTCAATACTCCTGAGAATCAGCAGCGTTTCAAAATGGGCGAGTTCCCGATCGGTAGTGAAATCATTCCCAATCCCTATAACCAAATACCGGGCTTTCGGATTTCGGAGCATCACTTTGTTCCTGGCTTTCCGGTGATGGCTGGCCCCATGATGGCCTGGTGTTTGGATAATCATTACAAAAGCCTCTTCCATCAGGAGAATTGGGCGGAGCAGAGTTTCATCGTGCCCAAGGGTATTGAGTCGACTTTGACCCCCTTAATGGAGCGCATCCAAGAAAACTTCCCTGGGGTGAAGGTCTTTAGCCTGCCCTCAGTAGGCGACCCTAGTAAAGGTGGCGTATACGCTCAGCGTCATATTGAATTGGGCATCAAAGGCAACGCAAACCTCCTCGAGAGCGCTTGGCTTGCTCTTCGAACCGGCACCCAAGAACTGGGATACGAGATCCACGATATTAGCTAGTCAGTCATATACCCTTATTGCACCAAATTAGTGCTATAAGGGTATTTTCAGGGTGTCAAACCCGTAAATGAGCACTTAATTAGTGCAATAATGAATGTTCCCATTTGTTTGCTTCAGTAAATTACATACATCCAATAGGCATGTTTGGTGCCTGGAATAAACAAGGGTGTATGCCTTGAGTTTGAATTCCGAGTTTAGTTAATAGAGGAGATTTGCATGACGAAGACCGTCGCTGATGTGATGAAGTTAGTTAAAGAGAAAGAATGTACTTTCGTTGATTTCCGCTTTGTGGATACAAAAGGTAAAGAGCAGCATGTTTCTGTACCGATCTCCGCGTTTGACGAAAGCAAGTTTGAAGATGGTCATGCATTTGACGGCTCATCCATTGCTGGTTGGAAAGGGATTGAAGCATCTGATATGTTGCTCAAACCAGATCCAACAGCTGCTTACATTGACCCATTCTATGAAGAGCCAACCTTAGTGTTGACTTGTGATGTGATCGAGCCATCCGATGGCAAAGGTTACGACCGCGACCCACGCTCTATTGCAAAACGCGCCGAAGCGTATTTGAAGAGCACTGGTTTAGGTGATGCTGCTTACTTTGGTCCAGAGCCAGAGTTCTTTATTTTTGACGGCGTTCGTTGGGGTGCCGACATGCAAGGTTGCTTCGTGAAGATTGATTCTGAAGAAGCGCCATGGTCATCAGGTCTTGAAGTTGAAGGCGGTAACACCGGTCACCGTCCAGGTAAAAAAGGCGGTTACTTCCCAGTGGCTCCAGTAGATACATTCCAAGACATGCGTTCTGAAATGTGTTTGATTCTCGAATCATTGGGTATTCCAGTTGAAGTACATCACCATGAAGTTGCTGGCCAAGGCCAAAACGAATTGGGTACAAAGTTCAGCACATTGGTACAGCGCGCTGACTGGACTATCTGGCAGAAATACGTGATTCAAAACGTTGCTCATGCTTACGGCAAGACAGCAACCTTTATGCCTAAACCAGTAGTGGGTGATAACGGTTCTGGTATGCACGTTCACCAATCTGTTTGGAAAAACGGTGAGAACTTGTTTGCTGGTAATGGTTACGCTGGTTTGTCAGAGTTTGCTCTCTACTACATTGGCGGCATCATTAAGCACGCTAAGGCATTGAACGCAATTACCAACCCAGGTACAAACTCTTACAAGCGTTTGGTTCCAGGCTTTGAGGCTCCAGTGAAATTGGCTTACTCAGCACGTAACCGTTCTGCCTCTATCCGTATTCCACACGTTTCTAGTCCTAAGGGTCGTCGTATCGAAACCCGTTTCCCAGATCCATTGGCTAACCCATACTTGGCATTCTCTGCCTTGTTGATGGCTGGTTTGGACGGCGTACAGAACAAGATTCATCCAGGTGAAGCTGCTGACAAGAATTTGTATGACTTGCCACCAGAAGAAGATGCAAAGATTCCAACCGTTTGCGCAAGCTTGGAAGAAGCATTGGATGCCTTGCAGAAAGATCATGAGTTCTTGACTCGTGGTGGAGTATTTACAGAGTCCATGATTGATGCGTACATCAATTTGAAGATGGATGATGTCACACGTTTCCGTATGACTACTCATCCAATCGAATTTGATATGTACTACTCCCTGTAAGCGAAGGAGAGAACTTGAGCGCAGGTCTGTTGCGCAATTCGTTCAAGGGAGCAGCCACGGCTGCTCCTTTTTTTCCGACATTGCTTGATCAGATGCCCAATGCCATCCTGGTATTTGAGGCTCAGAGCCAACAATTGGTTTACGTGAACCCAGCTGCGGAATCTGCACTGGACCTCTCGCGCAAATCACTTGAGGGTCAGTCTGTGCACGCTTTATTTGGGGATAACAGTGCTTTGAGTGACATGATTGCTGAGGTGAGAGCAGGTCATGTCTCGGCACAACGTCAAGAAATGGTTTTGCATTCCCTACCCAGTAGTATTCATCAAGAATCAACCCCAGCACATGTAGTCATTGCAGCGCTCGAGGATCCCGAGCTCATCATGATGGAATGGTTTCCGATCGACCAGCAATTGAGAAGTGAGCGTGATGAGCGTGTTACACAGCAGGTAGAAGCCAACAAACAGTTAATGCGCAATCTGGCGCATGAGATTAAAAATCCTTTGGGCGGTATTCGGGGTGCGGCTCAGCTCTTAGAGTTTGAGTTACCGGAAAAGGGTTTACGTGAGTACACCCAAGTCATTATCAAAGAGTCAGATCGTTTACAGACCTTAGTTGATCGTCTTTTGGCGCCACATCGTAAAGCGCACGTGATAGAAGCATTTAATGTGCATGAAGCGCTTGAGCGCGTCCGCAGCCTAGTATTGGCAGAGTTTCCCAAGGGTTTAAAGATCATCCGCAATTACGACACCAGTCTTCCAGACATTCTTGGTGATCGTGAACAACTCATTCAAGCTGTACTGAATATTGTGCATAACGCAGCACAAGCGCTTTCAGATGAGATTAAAGCGGGTGTTGCGCAGATTGAACTCAATACGCGGGTGGCTCGTTCAGTCACGATTGCTAAGCACCGTTATAAGTTGGCCATGGATTTGCACGTAATTGATAACGGTCCCGGTATTCCGAAAGAAATTATTGAGCGTATTTTTTTCCCACTAGTATCTGGACGAGAAGGGGGTAGTGGCCTGGGCCTTACCCTCGCACAAACCTTTGTTCAACAACACCGGGGCTTTATTGCTTGTGACAGTCGCCCTGGACGTACTGATTTTCATATTCAAATTCCATATCGCAGTCAGGAGAAAGCATCATGAAACCAATTTGGATCGTTGACGATGATCAATCCATTCGTTGGGTCTTAGAAAAAGCCTTGGCACGTGAAAATATTCCGCATAAGAGCTTTTCAAACCCCAATGATGTGCTCAACGCTTTAGAGAAGGAATCTCCTCAGGTATTGATTTCGGATATCCGTATGCCGCGCGGCAATGGTTTGGATTTATTGCAGCATGTCAAAGCCAGTCATCCAAATTTACCAGTGATTATCATGACGGCATACTCTGATCTGGATTCTGCGGTGTCCTCCTTTCAAGGTGGTGCATTTGAATACCTCACCAAGCCTTTTGATATTGAAAAAGCAGTGGAGTTAATTCTTCGTGCGGTAGAGCAAAGTACTCGAAATGAGGCAGGCACTAAAGATTTGACGGGCTGGCGGCAAGAGGCAACCGAGATCATCGGTCAAGCACCCGCCATGCAAGAAATCTTCCGTGCCATTGGTCGTTTAGCGCAGTCGCATGCCACAGTTCTGATTACTGGTGAATCTGGTACGGGTAAGGAGCTTGTTGCACATGCTCTGCATAAGCATAGCCCTAAGGCAAAAGGCCCATTTGTATCGCTCAGCACTTCCGCTGTTCCAAAAGATCTATTGGAGTCAGAGTTATTTGGCCATGAACGTGGTGCTTTCCCAGGTGCGCAGACATTACGTCGTGGACGTTTTGAGCAAGCCGATGGCGGCACACTCTTCTTAGGTGAAATTGGTGATCTGCCATTTGATTTACAAACACGATTATTGCGTGTGTTGTCCGATGGCCATTTTTATCGCATCGGCGGTCAAGATCCTATCAAGGTAAACGTTCGTGTGATTGCCTCTACCCATCAGAACCTGGATGCTCGTGTAGCAGCAGGCTTCTTCCGCGAAGATTTATTGCATCGTTTGAATGTCATTCGTTTAAGAATGCCTTCATTGCGCGAACGCAGTGAGGATATTCCGATGTTGGCGAGACATTTCATGCTCGCTTGCGCAAAATCCTTAGGCGTAGAGCCCAAGAAGCTTTCAGATGAAGTCCTGAAAGAAATTGCTGCAATGCCATTTCCAGGAAACGTACGTCAATTAGAGAATCTATGCCATTGGCTTACCGTGATGACACCTGCCAATGTGATTGGCGTTACTGATTTACCTGCTGACATCATGGCGGAAGCTGGTGAGCAGCCTGTTATCTTGCAGGGCGAGTCTTCTAGTTCAAATCCGGCTATTGCAAAAGTAGCTACTGGCGATTGGGAGAATGGTCTTGGACGTTTGGCCGTGAAGATGTTGCAGGATGGTGATACTGAGGTCTATGACGCCCTATGTGCCCGCTTTGAGAAAGCAGTATTGCAAGCAGCGTTAGAGGTAACCCGTGGCCGTAGAGTGGAGGCAGCACAACGCCTAGGTATCGGCCGCAATACCATTACTCGTAAATTGCAGGAACTGGGGATCGATGACTGATTCAATCCGCATTGCTGCGTGGAATGTAAATTCTTTAAAAGTTCGCCTTCCACAGGTACTTCGCTGGTTGCAAGATCAGGAGCAACAAAAGCAAGCCATTGATGCCTTGTGCTTACAAGAGCTCAAGCTCACGGATGATAAGTACCCACATCAAGAGCTTGAGGCTGCTGGCTATCTCAGCTTGGCAGCAGGGCAAAAGACTTATAACGGTGTAGCAATCATTGTGCGCAAAGCTGCCTTGGCAGCTATTGCCTCGGATGTGCAAACCACTTTTTTAAAACCCATTCGGAATATCCCTGGTAGCTCTGATGAACAGCAGCGCATTTTGGCTGCGACCATTCCATTTTCAGGAACCCAACCCATTCGACTAGTCTCCGCATATTTTCCGAATGGACAATCACCCGATAGCGATAAGTTTGCTTACAAGCTAGACTGGTTAAATAGGTTACAAAGCTGGTTAACATCCGAATTAGAGCAGAGCCAGCGCTTGGCTTTGCTGGGCGACTTCAATATTGCACCAACCGATGAAGATGTTCATGATCCCAAAGCTTGGGAGGGGCAGAACTTAGTTTCACCACCTGAAAGAAATGCATTCCAAGAGTTATTAAATCTGGGGCTGCATGATTCATTCAGAATGTTTGCACAAGCACCCAAGACCTATAGCTGGTGGGACTATCGCATGATGGGTTTTAGACGCAATGCTGGGATGCGTATTGATCACATTTTGCTGAGTGAACAACTCAAAGAAAAGTGCAGTGCTAGCATCGTAGATAAAGAGCCTAGAACTTGGGAGCAGCCTTCAGACCATGCTCCGGTGATAGCAACTATTAAAAAAATCTAAGCGCATTTCAGTGACTAGTGCATCTATGATGCCAATTTTGTACTCCTACCGAAGATGCCCTTATGCTATGAGGGCGAGGATGGCTCTTCAATACGCTGGCATTGCGTTCGAGCATCGAGAGATTGCTTTAAGGGATAAACCCAAATCGATGCTACTAGCATCGCCCAAGGGAACTGTTCCAGTGCTGTGTGTTGATGGTCAAGTCATCGATCAAAGCTTGGATATTATGCGCTGGGCACTGGACAAATCAGACCCCGATGGCTGGAAGAGTGTCGATGAGCAGATTGCTGAAAGTTGGATCGAGAAGAATGATGGCCAATTCAAGTTGCTGTTAGATCAATACAAGTATCCCAATCGCTACCCAGAGCTCAATCCAGAAGAAGTTTTAATTGCAGCAATGGAGATGATGTTAAAACCCATCGAAACTGCGCTACAGGCAAATCAATATCTATTGGGCAACAAAGTGTCTTGGGTAGATATTGCTATCTTTCCATTCATCAGGCAGTTTG comes from Polynucleobacter sp. MWH-Svant-W18 and encodes:
- a CDS encoding molybdopterin-binding protein; this encodes MVDALKKVEIDNPANEAETARRFGLIVIGDEILSGRRQDKHMASLIDLLNERGLSLSWAKYVPDDPEQITATLKDSFASGDVVFSTGGIGATPDDYTRQCAALALGTKLELHPTAQELIAGRIQSMAEGDPIKSDLNTPENQQRFKMGEFPIGSEIIPNPYNQIPGFRISEHHFVPGFPVMAGPMMAWCLDNHYKSLFHQENWAEQSFIVPKGIESTLTPLMERIQENFPGVKVFSLPSVGDPSKGGVYAQRHIELGIKGNANLLESAWLALRTGTQELGYEIHDIS
- a CDS encoding cytochrome D1 domain-containing protein yields the protein MHTFITISRFHRITALLALLSVNGVFAQTSTSVAEPKIAIILNSGAASVSLIDMPTRQVIKTVPVGKEPHHLMMTPDQKTLLIANAAGNDVVLMNPTTGELTGKIPNIIDPYQIGYSPNHKWFVANGNRLDRVDIYAANSADLKLASSVKLGKTPSHIAFTSDSKIAFITLQDSSELAAIDLETQKVLWVIPTGKVPAGLWMTPGDQYLLIGITGEDYVQVIDWKTRKEVKRIPTGKGAHNFRPLGDKKHVFVSNRIASTISLINMHTLEKVGDITGLPSGPDDMEITPDGKTLWVTFRFSKKVGVIDIPTMKLLTVIPVGKSPHGVFFYPRASWE
- a CDS encoding polysaccharide deacetylase family protein; translated protein: MKCKALIRLTAAFVFGCFALSSAAQTSSCNKTVYLTFDTGNMSVAEKVAEILKRQDVKATFFLANEKTFRGDFSLDDSWKAFWQERLKEGHHFGSHTYDHVYFVKDGPKGQVFEKPQFGPKAGETILYNEAAMCKEIRRVDLRFIELTGQPIQKIWRAPGGKTSPTLIRMGDMCGYQHIGWAAAGFLGDELNSDKHPNSLLLEKASRDLKDGDITMAHLGIWSRKDPWAPAVLEQLIVNLKGRGFCFGLLPKSSLPSHK
- the glnL gene encoding nitrogen regulation protein NR(II) encodes the protein MLRNSFKGAATAAPFFPTLLDQMPNAILVFEAQSQQLVYVNPAAESALDLSRKSLEGQSVHALFGDNSALSDMIAEVRAGHVSAQRQEMVLHSLPSSIHQESTPAHVVIAALEDPELIMMEWFPIDQQLRSERDERVTQQVEANKQLMRNLAHEIKNPLGGIRGAAQLLEFELPEKGLREYTQVIIKESDRLQTLVDRLLAPHRKAHVIEAFNVHEALERVRSLVLAEFPKGLKIIRNYDTSLPDILGDREQLIQAVLNIVHNAAQALSDEIKAGVAQIELNTRVARSVTIAKHRYKLAMDLHVIDNGPGIPKEIIERIFFPLVSGREGGSGLGLTLAQTFVQQHRGFIACDSRPGRTDFHIQIPYRSQEKAS
- the xth gene encoding exodeoxyribonuclease III; the encoded protein is MTDSIRIAAWNVNSLKVRLPQVLRWLQDQEQQKQAIDALCLQELKLTDDKYPHQELEAAGYLSLAAGQKTYNGVAIIVRKAALAAIASDVQTTFLKPIRNIPGSSDEQQRILAATIPFSGTQPIRLVSAYFPNGQSPDSDKFAYKLDWLNRLQSWLTSELEQSQRLALLGDFNIAPTDEDVHDPKAWEGQNLVSPPERNAFQELLNLGLHDSFRMFAQAPKTYSWWDYRMMGFRRNAGMRIDHILLSEQLKEKCSASIVDKEPRTWEQPSDHAPVIATIKKI
- a CDS encoding sterol desaturase family protein translates to MDFISITSLISDAYGSVQEFIFSNVVGPLLYQFDLMSWAEDVFDGIDWFLFGCVQVFLIVLVLRTWEHFAPAEKQERFSKSSRADVFYTLFHRLGIFHGLMFIALSGFFFQIDSILHDFRFDRLNVENWWPSITSIPVVSFLIYLVLLDFFDYLYHRASHAFNWWWQLHALHHSQTVMTAWSDNRNHLLDDIMRAVFLSLIALIFGVPPGQFIMLVALSQFIQSWQHANIKLHLGVGRYVLISPLYHRMHHAVGYGHEAKGKPGVLGGCNFGILFPWWDMLFSTAIFPKEVYPTGVRNLAVSQNILTQQWQGLVHAVKELLPK
- a CDS encoding EI24 domain-containing protein, which encodes MVGLPQVFRSFGLALVGTMHPRMLWLSLRPFLIVSVLWGCLIWLTWTPALEALSIFLTTSMFTSWIQEGLIWAGFENARAFIAPLFFVMLIIPLITISLLVFVAFSTVPTVVKIVVRQSHYQDLESKHGGSFFGSLVYSLWSALICLALVMLTLPVWWVPPLVAVLPPLLWGWLTMRLMSYDVLAKHASTQERDQLLEKYRWPLLTMGIVSGMLGAVPTFFWATSALALVLFPIVSFVALWIYSLIFVFAALWFSHFLLDALKELRQDELDQALTVPTRVVETELPYHG
- the glnA gene encoding type I glutamate--ammonia ligase — translated: MTKTVADVMKLVKEKECTFVDFRFVDTKGKEQHVSVPISAFDESKFEDGHAFDGSSIAGWKGIEASDMLLKPDPTAAYIDPFYEEPTLVLTCDVIEPSDGKGYDRDPRSIAKRAEAYLKSTGLGDAAYFGPEPEFFIFDGVRWGADMQGCFVKIDSEEAPWSSGLEVEGGNTGHRPGKKGGYFPVAPVDTFQDMRSEMCLILESLGIPVEVHHHEVAGQGQNELGTKFSTLVQRADWTIWQKYVIQNVAHAYGKTATFMPKPVVGDNGSGMHVHQSVWKNGENLFAGNGYAGLSEFALYYIGGIIKHAKALNAITNPGTNSYKRLVPGFEAPVKLAYSARNRSASIRIPHVSSPKGRRIETRFPDPLANPYLAFSALLMAGLDGVQNKIHPGEAADKNLYDLPPEEDAKIPTVCASLEEALDALQKDHEFLTRGGVFTESMIDAYINLKMDDVTRFRMTTHPIEFDMYYSL
- a CDS encoding glutathione S-transferase translates to MPILYSYRRCPYAMRARMALQYAGIAFEHREIALRDKPKSMLLASPKGTVPVLCVDGQVIDQSLDIMRWALDKSDPDGWKSVDEQIAESWIEKNDGQFKLLLDQYKYPNRYPELNPEEVLIAAMEMMLKPIETALQANQYLLGNKVSWVDIAIFPFIRQFAAVHPERFTQLPLPATQKWLEQLIQSPLFNSVMEKYPTWVD
- the ntrC gene encoding nitrogen regulation protein NR(I), coding for MKPIWIVDDDQSIRWVLEKALARENIPHKSFSNPNDVLNALEKESPQVLISDIRMPRGNGLDLLQHVKASHPNLPVIIMTAYSDLDSAVSSFQGGAFEYLTKPFDIEKAVELILRAVEQSTRNEAGTKDLTGWRQEATEIIGQAPAMQEIFRAIGRLAQSHATVLITGESGTGKELVAHALHKHSPKAKGPFVSLSTSAVPKDLLESELFGHERGAFPGAQTLRRGRFEQADGGTLFLGEIGDLPFDLQTRLLRVLSDGHFYRIGGQDPIKVNVRVIASTHQNLDARVAAGFFREDLLHRLNVIRLRMPSLRERSEDIPMLARHFMLACAKSLGVEPKKLSDEVLKEIAAMPFPGNVRQLENLCHWLTVMTPANVIGVTDLPADIMAEAGEQPVILQGESSSSNPAIAKVATGDWENGLGRLAVKMLQDGDTEVYDALCARFEKAVLQAALEVTRGRRVEAAQRLGIGRNTITRKLQELGIDD